A section of the Agromyces aurantiacus genome encodes:
- the pdxR gene encoding MocR-like pyridoxine biosynthesis transcription factor PdxR, with product MSRPTREVDVDGPLLVIDRDGARPLGAQLVEGLRRGILDGRLRSGDPVPSTRALATELGVARSSVVAAYEQLAGEGYLDMRQGAPTRVAPLARVEERARSASPPGVEEPARPASPPRVEDPARPASRDRERRREPLDLQPGRPSTTRLDERAWRAAWRHAARLAVPGDTEPDFGAPRLRAEIADHLRHARGVACSPDDVVVTAGTSDAVALLASALRVLVDGTPRVAVEHPGYPSARRVLERRGALHAVPVPVDDDGFDLAALRGIRPAPHAVMVTPSHQYPLGGRLPVATRLALLDWAEAAGALVVEDDYDSEFRHVGAPLPALASLDRSGRAVLVGSFSKVLTPWLRLGYLVLPDNAGLRAAVAEVREDETCPVPGIAQEAAAELLATGAVRRHIAAARRDYAHRRRLVIDVLDGIDGAPLSGLDGGLHAVVGLPSHAAAARVVARLGDAGVLVSPLADYSVVPGEGPAGLVLGYASAPDARLADALARVRAAIEDELGSPA from the coding sequence ATGTCGCGACCGACCCGGGAGGTCGACGTGGACGGTCCCCTGCTCGTCATCGACCGCGACGGCGCGCGCCCGCTCGGCGCGCAGCTCGTCGAGGGGCTGCGACGCGGCATCCTCGACGGGCGTCTCAGGTCGGGCGATCCCGTGCCCTCGACGCGTGCGCTCGCGACCGAGCTCGGCGTCGCGCGCAGCTCGGTGGTCGCCGCCTACGAGCAGCTCGCCGGCGAGGGGTACCTCGACATGCGCCAGGGCGCGCCGACGCGCGTCGCACCGCTCGCGCGGGTCGAGGAGCGGGCGCGGTCCGCGTCCCCTCCGGGGGTCGAGGAGCCGGCGCGACCCGCGTCCCCTCCGCGGGTCGAGGATCCGGCGCGGCCCGCGTCCCGAGACCGGGAACGCCGCCGCGAACCGCTCGACCTGCAGCCCGGGCGCCCGTCGACCACGCGGCTCGACGAGCGCGCATGGCGCGCGGCGTGGCGTCATGCGGCCCGCCTCGCGGTCCCGGGCGACACCGAGCCCGACTTCGGCGCACCGAGGCTGCGTGCCGAGATCGCCGACCACCTGCGGCACGCGCGGGGGGTGGCCTGCTCGCCCGACGACGTGGTCGTCACTGCGGGCACCAGCGACGCGGTCGCGCTGCTCGCCTCCGCACTGCGGGTCCTCGTCGACGGCACGCCGCGGGTCGCGGTCGAGCACCCGGGGTACCCGTCGGCGCGGCGCGTACTCGAGCGGCGGGGCGCGCTGCACGCCGTGCCGGTCCCCGTGGACGACGACGGCTTCGATCTCGCGGCCCTCCGAGGCATCCGCCCCGCCCCGCACGCGGTCATGGTGACGCCGAGCCACCAGTACCCCCTCGGCGGGCGGCTTCCCGTCGCGACCCGCCTCGCGCTGCTCGACTGGGCCGAGGCCGCGGGCGCGCTCGTGGTCGAGGACGACTACGACAGCGAGTTCCGGCACGTCGGCGCGCCGCTGCCCGCCCTCGCGTCGCTCGATCGGAGCGGTCGCGCGGTGCTGGTGGGCAGCTTCTCGAAGGTGCTCACGCCGTGGTTGCGACTCGGCTACCTCGTGCTGCCCGACAACGCGGGCCTGAGGGCGGCCGTCGCCGAGGTCCGCGAGGACGAGACGTGCCCGGTGCCCGGCATCGCGCAGGAGGCGGCCGCCGAGCTGCTCGCGACCGGGGCCGTGCGACGGCATATCGCGGCCGCGCGCCGCGACTACGCGCACCGTCGACGGCTCGTGATCGACGTGCTCGACGGGATCGACGGCGCGCCGCTCAGCGGGCTCGATGGCGGACTCCACGCCGTCGTCGGCCTGCCCTCGCACGCGGCGGCCGCCCGGGTCGTCGCCCGACTCGGCGACGCCGGGGTGCTCGTGTCGCCGCTCGCCGACTACTCGGTCGTTCCGGGGGAGGGTCCGGCCGGACTCGTGCTCGGCTACGCCTCGGCGCCCGACGCTCGCCTGGCCGACGCGCTCGCGCGCGTGCGCGCGGCGATCGAGGACGAACTGGGCTCGCCGGCCTGA
- a CDS encoding pyridoxamine 5'-phosphate oxidase family protein, translated as MTSTMPAAPARRIRRLPDRQTTDRFALHELLDSELVGHLAVAVDGVPVVVPMGYARVDGHVVVHGSTGGGFALRAASARLPVAFSVTALDGLVYARSLFDSSMNYRSATIQGVLEPVPADETDDALLALSERLMPGRTAEVRGMRRKEVAATRVLRLALDDVVMKQRSGGPSEEPDDGEDHTNWAGVVPLERRWGTPVPSGLTPEGTPVPDSVIALTTRSPRSDILG; from the coding sequence ATGACCTCGACCATGCCCGCCGCCCCCGCCCGTCGCATCCGCCGCCTGCCCGACCGGCAGACCACCGACCGCTTCGCGCTGCACGAGCTGCTCGACTCCGAGCTCGTCGGCCACCTCGCGGTGGCGGTCGACGGCGTCCCGGTCGTCGTGCCGATGGGGTACGCGCGCGTGGACGGCCACGTGGTGGTGCACGGCTCGACGGGCGGCGGATTCGCCCTGCGCGCGGCATCCGCTCGGCTGCCGGTCGCCTTCTCGGTGACCGCCCTCGACGGACTGGTCTACGCGCGGTCGCTCTTCGACAGCTCGATGAACTACCGCAGCGCCACCATCCAGGGCGTCCTCGAGCCGGTGCCGGCCGACGAGACGGATGACGCGCTGCTCGCGCTCTCGGAACGGCTCATGCCCGGCCGCACCGCCGAGGTCCGCGGCATGCGCCGCAAGGAGGTCGCCGCCACGCGCGTGCTGCGCCTCGCACTCGACGACGTGGTCATGAAGCAGCGCTCCGGCGGACCGTCCGAGGAGCCCGACGACGGCGAGGACCACACGAACTGGGCCGGCGTCGTCCCGCTCGAACGCCGCTGGGGCACGCCCGTGCCCTCAGGGCTGACCCCTGAGGGCACGCCCGTCCCGGATTCGGTGATCGCGCTGACGACGCGATCGCCGCGCTCCGACATCCTCGGATGA